Genomic DNA from Peribacillus simplex:
TGCTTGAGTCATAATCCGTTGTTGTTCATTTTTATGGACAAGTGGATCTCCCTCAGCCGGGCTTGATCTGCGCTTCCTTCCTATATATGTTACTGAAAGATTGCCAGGAGCCGCTGCATTTAGGCGTGGTTCAACAAATGTCCAAGCACCCATGTTTTTAGGTTCTTCTTGAGCCCAGAAGATTTCTTTAAGATTTGTATATTTTTTCAGGGCTTCTTGAACTCCAGTGAATGGGAATGGATAAATTTCTTCGATACTGATGATTTGCAACCAATCTGTATTTTTTTCAGTTGCCGCTTTTTCACGAAGTTCAACCGCCAATTTACCTGATGCAAAAACAATGCGTTCAACAGATTTAGGTTTTTTGCCCAAAGCTTTGGTTTCCACGAATGATTCAAAAGAGCCTTCACTGAATTCTTCTGCTGTAGAAGCCATCACTTGATTACGAAGCATACTCTTCGGTGTCATGATTACAAGCGGACGTACTTGCTCTTGATCCAAAATCTTAGCTTGTCTTCTAAGAATATGGAAGTATTGAGCTGCCGAACTTAAGTTGGCAACTGTCCAGTTGTTTTCAGCCGCTAATTGAAGGAAACGCTCCAGGCGTGCACTTGAGTGCTCTGGTCCTTGTCCTTCATAACCATGTGGAAGCAGCATGACAAGACCTGATTTTTGACCCCATTTTGCACGGCCTGCCGCGATGAATTGGTCAAAGATCACTTGTGCTGTATTAGCGAAATCACCGAATTGGCCTTCCCATAATACAAGTGTCTCAGGTGCAAATACATTATAACCATATTCATAAGCCAGAACTGCCGTTTCAGTAAGCGGGCTGTTATGAACAGCGAAGGATGCTTTGGCAGTTTCTAGTGTGTGAAGTGGTGAATATGTTTTTCCGTTAACACTATCATGTAACATGATATTACGTTGTGCGAATGTTCCACGCTCTGAATCTTGTCCTGTCAGACGGATTGGAGTGCCGTCACTCAATATGGATGCAAATGCCAATGTCTCAGCATGAGCCCAATCAATTTTTCCGTCAGCACCAAAGGAATCCAAGCGGCGTGATAAGATCTTTCCTAATTTTTTATTAGGAGTGAATCCTTCCGGCCACTTAACAAGTTCTTCGTTAATTGTAACAAGTTCTTGTTTCGGAACTGCCGTATCAATGGCTGGAAGTCCTTTTTCAATAATCCCAGGAGGATTACATTCTTTAGAAGCTTCCGGTTTATTTCCGGAAATTTTCGCATATGCATCTGCAAGCCTTGTATCGACTTGCTCAGCAATCGCTTTAACTTCAGCTTCAGTGAACTCGCCAGATTGAATCAGTTTTTTTCCATAAAGCTCTTTAACGGTTAAGTGCTTATGAATTAATGCATACATTTCAGGTTGAGTCACCAATGGCTCATCCATTTCGTTATGGCCGAAACGTCTGTAACCGATCAGGTCGATCAAGAAATCCTTGTTGTATTTTTCACGATAAAGGTTCGCAAGGTTCACAGCAGCCAAACATGCTTCCGGATCATCTGCATTCACATGCACGATCGGCACTTCAAAGCCTTTGGCCAAATCACTAGCATATAAGGTTGAACGTGAATCTTCACTTTCCGTTGTAAAACCGATCATGTTATTGGCGATGATATGGATGGCGCCGCCAACTTGATAACCGCGTAAACGGCTTAAGTTAAACGTTTCAGGTACAATACCTTCACCTGGGAATGCTGCATCACCATGAATCAGGATTGCAAGAGATTTGGAAATGTCTTGAACCGGGAATCCTTTTTCTGAACGGTCTTCTTGTGCCGCACGAGAATACCCTTCAACGATTGGACCGACAACTTCCAAGTGACTTGGGTTATTGGCAAGTGTAATCCTTGCTTTTTGTATATTTGCTTTAGTTATCTGTTTATCCAGACCTAAATGGTATTTAACATCACCGGTCCATCCATTGTTAATTCCTGTCGAACCTTCGGAAGGAACCAAATCTTTATTAGGTGAATGTTGGAATTCAGAGAAAATGACCTCATATGGCTTTCCTAATACATGTGCAAGCACATTCAAACGTCCACGGTGAGCCATGGCAATATTCACATTCCCCGTTCCGTTTTGAACAGTTTGTGAAATCATTTCATCTAAAATCGGAACCAAAGCATCCAGTCCTTCAATAGAGAAACGTTTTTGCCCTACATACGTGCGGTGAAGGAATTTCTCGAAACCTTCGACTTCATTCAATCGTTTAAGTAATAGTTCTCTTTTCTCTTTAGTCACTTCCGGGAACATGTTTCCGGATTCGACCATATCAGTAAGCCATTGCTTTTCATCCAAGTCATTAACATGGTGAAATTCAAAGGCTATCGTTTTTGTATAGAGTTGTTTTAGGTATTGTACGGCTTCGTATCCGTCTTTCACGTCTTCAGGTGATTCCGGGCAAATAAAGTCAGCCGGTATTTTCCTTAAATCATCTGCAGTCAAGCCATATTTTTCAAAGTGAATTTCTTCAGTGTCCAGAGCTTCTTCTTTTAAAGGATAAATATTTGCAGCAAGATGTCCGTAATGACGGATATTTTCAGCTAACTTTACTGCAGACATAATTTTCTTCATTGGAAGAACTTCTCCAGTTTGTACAGTTGGTGCACTTCCAATCGTTGTTTCTGCCGATACATCGAATGAAGGAGGACCTGCTACTTCAAAAAAGTTTTTCAGTTCCGGATCCACTTCTTCCGGGTTTGCTAGAAATAGATCGTATTGCTCCATGACATACCCAAGGTTTGGACCTGAAAAAGCTTTCCAGTGGTCTAATACCTTAGAATCATTGATGGTCATTTTGTAAACCCCCAAATTTTTCTCATAATTTTTTTCATTACGTTTTATCCATCCCCAAATTTCTTTCTTCTAAATTTTCCCCAAATAAATGATATATATAAGATATATAATAAATAACTTTGGTTATTGAATAATAAAATTTTAAAGGATAAAACGTTTTCAGATGTTATATTAACATGTTTTTGTCGAAATATCCAAAGGTTAAACAACTTTATGCAACCTTTTTACAACTATATTTCTGTTTAATTCGTCAAAATACGCTTTTAATTGACTTTTTTGCTCATTTAAGTCTTTTTTTCGCTAAAAAAAGATTTTTGTATTTTTGTATAATGATTATTTTTCAGGTAAATTTAACTAGTTTGAAAACCCTTTCAGTTCAATCAAACTTCCAAGCTGTTAAACTTAGATTGCCATATTGAAAGCTCCTGTGCAGGAGAGCTGCTTTTTTTTTGTCATCCCCTGACCCCATTGCGATGATCAATGGAATGAAATGCTCTTTGGAAGGCACAGCCTCTGTACTATAAGGGGCGATTTTTTCATACTCAAACAAGGATTGCAAATCCCATTTCATGATTTTCTCTTCGACCCAGTTCTCAAACTCTATTGCCCATCCTTCTGCAACATGCATATCCTTCTGTATTTGGGTGAAATTATGGACAATTCCACCGCTCCCGATGATCAGGACATTACTTTCTTTTAATTCCCTCAATGTTTTCCCGATTTCATACTGCTTGTCCAAAGGCAGCGCAGGACTAATGGACATAGATACGGTCGGGATGTCAGCTTCGGGATACATGATATGCAAAAGCCCCCATGATCCATGATCCAAGGGGCGCCTTTCATCAAGTTCACCCAATACACCTATCCTTGACAATAAGGTTAAAATTCGATCCGACAGCTCAAGGCATCCCCTAGCTGGATAGGTTATCTGAAATATTTCTTCAGGATACCCTGCAAAATCATAAATGACTTCATGCTTCCCTACAGCTGAAATCATTTGATCTTCACTTTCCCAATGTGCTGACAAAATAACGATGGCAGCAGGTTTCTTCATAGTTTGCATATAATCCTTCAAAAAAGAAGTGTAGCAATTCCTTTCCAAAGCTAATAGCGGTGTTCCATGTGATAAAAACAATGATGGCATCATAGAAACGATAAATCCTTTCGCATTGTAATCTCAATACCCTATACCTTAATTTACTATAGATAAACATTGTGTTCATCAATTAAATTGCAATTTCGGGGTTGTCTCATCAATAGTATCAAAGGTATACCCTTCTTTTTTAAGGAATTCAATTATATCAGGCAATGCTTTCACTGTATTCTTCATACTATTGATATCATGCATTAAGATATTAACATGCTTTTGATTTTTCGTCCCTTTTTGTACAGCAGTAATGATTTGTTGTTCACTTATTGACGGACTGAAGCCATCTGTCGAGTCAATGGACCAATCAAAGTAAATATACCCTTTTTCCTTTAGTTGTTGAAGGATCCCATTGATGATGGGTTTCGTTGCAGCCTGATGCCTCAGACGATTATTCGAGCCGCCAGGAAGGCGCACAATACGGCTTTTTATCCCATACTCCTTTTGCAGCATGGTTTCAAGCCTATTCAAATCTTGAAAGAAACTCTCAGTCGATCGATAAACGATGGAATAATCATGTGTATAAGAATGAAGAGCAATCGCATGACCGCGGGAAACCATTTCCTGATAACTTTCCTTTGCGTATGGTTCTTCATTCCCTTTAACGAAAAATGTGGCCTTAACATGATAGCTGTCCAAAATATCCAATATCTTCATGGTATTCAAAGATGGCCCGTCATCGAAAGTCAAATAAGCGATTTTCTGATTTTCCTTACTTTTTAGAAGCGGTGTCATCTCTTCAGGAACCATTGCATGTACTTGAATGTTCTGGACATCCACAACCAACAAAATAATAATGAAAGAACCCGCCATGGAAAGAAATAATTTCAGGATATTCTTCATTGGTGTTGCATCCCCTTCCTTTTGACCATTAAGGTGTACCAATTAAGGGGTTTCATGCGCAATAAGGCAGCGGTAAAAAATACCGCTGCCTTTTTTAAATGAGTTATCGATCGACATTAAAGTAACGGGCTTCAGGATGTGCAAAAACAATGGCTGACACGGAAGCCTCCGGTTCCATCATGAATCCTTCAGTCAATTCCACGCCAATATCCTGAGGTTGTAACAGGCGGAATAGCTTCTCCTGGTCTTCCAGATTAGGACAAGCAGGATAACCAAATGAAAACCTTTGCCCGGTGTACTTAGCGGCAAACCGCTCTTTCATGGACATTTCAATCGGATCGCTTATACCTAAATCATCCCGCATTAATTGATGAATTCTTTCCGCGAAACCTTCAGCTGTTTCGAGAGCAAGTGATTGAAGGGCGTGATTTTTCAAGAAATCACCTTCAAGCTTTAGTTTTTCTGCCCATTTTCTGATTCCTTTTCCGGCAGTGACCAGGAAGAAACCAACATAATCCATTTGCCCGGAGGAGATCGGTTTCGCGAAGTCCGCTAAACAAAGATGCGGACTCGTATCTTGCCGGGGGAAATCGAAAGTTTCCAAAACCTCATTATGATTGTCCGGGTTGTATACCAATAGCTTATCCCCTTCGCTTTGAGCAGGGAAAAATTGATAAACAGCATGCAAGCCATAATCCGGTTCCGTCTTTAGGAATTGAATCAATTCATCAACGAGATCATTGAGCTGCACTGCTTTTTCATTCCCTTGCTTAAGCAATTCGGAAACTTTACCTTTTAACCCCAAATGATGACCAATCAGCATTTGCCTATTAATATACGGCTGGATGACATCCAATGGATAGTTTTTCAGGACGTGACGCTTGATGTCCCGCGGTTTTTGAACAGGAGCATCGCTTAAAGGGGCAGCTGTTGACTGCTTCCGAACAGGTTTTTCCATCGTGGCAGCAATGGCGGCATTCGCTTTCGCTCTTTCTCGCTTCTCGACTAACTCTTCCAAGTACACCACTTTTTTGTCAGAGTCATGTAAAATATTCGTTACAGCCAAACCATCCATCGCATCTTTGGAATATAAAACCGGTCCTTCATATTCAGGTGATATTTTAAAATCGGTGAATTTACGGGATAATGCTGCCCCTCCCACTAAAATTGGGGTATCTATTCCCGCTTGCCTTAAATCCTGTGCGGTTAAAACCATTTGCTGTGCGGATTTGACGAGTAACCCAGATAGGCCAATGATGGTTGGCTCATGTTTTCGAACCTCTTCTATGATTTGTTGCGGTGCGACCTTTATTCCCAAATCAATGACTTCATAACCATTATTGGATAGGATGATATCCACAAGGTTTTTCCCGATATCATGCACATCTCCCTTGACAGTCGCCAAAAGGATTTTCCCTTTCTTAGCACTATCTTCAGAGTTTTCCATTAGTGGTTCAAGGTGCGATACAGCCGCCTTCATCGCTTCAGCACTCTGAAGCACCTCTGCGACAATAAGTTGGTTGTCATTAAACAACCTCCCCACCTCACCCATGCCATCCATCAATGGTCCATTGATGATTTCCAATGGGGTATCACCGCGCTCAATCGCTTCATTTAAATCATCGACCAATCCTTCTTTCGTTCCTTCGATAATATAGTTACCTAAACGTTCATCCAATGGCAGGATCACACCATCATCCTTCTTCTCCGCTTTTTTCCCGCGATAAAACTCGGTAAAAATCGCTAAAGTTTCAGTCGATGTCTCAAACAGGAGTGCCTCAGCCAATTTCACTTCCTCTTCAGGGATCAGAGCAAAACGTTCAAGTTTTTCTGTATTCACGATAGCATAATCGAGACCGGCTTTTGTACAATGGTAAAGGAAAACTGCATTTAATATTTCCCTTCCCCTCGCTGGCAGACCGAAAGAAACGTTAGAAATGCCAAGTATCGTTAGGCATTCCGGAAACTTTTCTTTAATCGCCTTTATTCCATTCACCGTTTCCAATGCAGATCCAATATATTGTTCATCACCTGTGCCTACAGGAAATACAAGCGGATCAAAAATGATGTCACTTTTGTTTAGACCGTACTTATTAACGAGCAAATTCACAGACCGTGTAGCCACTTCCAATTTCCGTTCAGCATCGACGGCCATCCCAGTTTCATCAATGGT
This window encodes:
- a CDS encoding 2-oxoglutarate dehydrogenase E1 component, with translation MTINDSKVLDHWKAFSGPNLGYVMEQYDLFLANPEEVDPELKNFFEVAGPPSFDVSAETTIGSAPTVQTGEVLPMKKIMSAVKLAENIRHYGHLAANIYPLKEEALDTEEIHFEKYGLTADDLRKIPADFICPESPEDVKDGYEAVQYLKQLYTKTIAFEFHHVNDLDEKQWLTDMVESGNMFPEVTKEKRELLLKRLNEVEGFEKFLHRTYVGQKRFSIEGLDALVPILDEMISQTVQNGTGNVNIAMAHRGRLNVLAHVLGKPYEVIFSEFQHSPNKDLVPSEGSTGINNGWTGDVKYHLGLDKQITKANIQKARITLANNPSHLEVVGPIVEGYSRAAQEDRSEKGFPVQDISKSLAILIHGDAAFPGEGIVPETFNLSRLRGYQVGGAIHIIANNMIGFTTESEDSRSTLYASDLAKGFEVPIVHVNADDPEACLAAVNLANLYREKYNKDFLIDLIGYRRFGHNEMDEPLVTQPEMYALIHKHLTVKELYGKKLIQSGEFTEAEVKAIAEQVDTRLADAYAKISGNKPEASKECNPPGIIEKGLPAIDTAVPKQELVTINEELVKWPEGFTPNKKLGKILSRRLDSFGADGKIDWAHAETLAFASILSDGTPIRLTGQDSERGTFAQRNIMLHDSVNGKTYSPLHTLETAKASFAVHNSPLTETAVLAYEYGYNVFAPETLVLWEGQFGDFANTAQVIFDQFIAAGRAKWGQKSGLVMLLPHGYEGQGPEHSSARLERFLQLAAENNWTVANLSSAAQYFHILRRQAKILDQEQVRPLVIMTPKSMLRNQVMASTAEEFSEGSFESFVETKALGKKPKSVERIVFASGKLAVELREKAATEKNTDWLQIISIEEIYPFPFTGVQEALKKYTNLKEIFWAQEEPKNMGAWTFVEPRLNAAAPGNLSVTYIGRKRRSSPAEGDPLVHKNEQQRIMTQAITRNNEGEK
- a CDS encoding dioxygenase family protein, translated to MMPSLFLSHGTPLLALERNCYTSFLKDYMQTMKKPAAIVILSAHWESEDQMISAVGKHEVIYDFAGYPEEIFQITYPARGCLELSDRILTLLSRIGVLGELDERRPLDHGSWGLLHIMYPEADIPTVSMSISPALPLDKQYEIGKTLRELKESNVLIIGSGGIVHNFTQIQKDMHVAEGWAIEFENWVEEKIMKWDLQSLFEYEKIAPYSTEAVPSKEHFIPLIIAMGSGDDKKKAALLHRSFQYGNLSLTAWKFD
- a CDS encoding polysaccharide deacetylase family protein, with the translated sequence MKNILKLFLSMAGSFIIILLVVDVQNIQVHAMVPEEMTPLLKSKENQKIAYLTFDDGPSLNTMKILDILDSYHVKATFFVKGNEEPYAKESYQEMVSRGHAIALHSYTHDYSIVYRSTESFFQDLNRLETMLQKEYGIKSRIVRLPGGSNNRLRHQAATKPIINGILQQLKEKGYIYFDWSIDSTDGFSPSISEQQIITAVQKGTKNQKHVNILMHDINSMKNTVKALPDIIEFLKKEGYTFDTIDETTPKLQFN
- the metH gene encoding methionine synthase, whose translation is MNKKAIQDQLNSKILLLDGAMGTMLQAENLTAGDFGGEQFEGCNEYLSLTQPEIIQSIHEKYLAAGADIIETNTFGATSIVLEEYQISTIAYKLNKISAELAVKACEKYSNDEWPRYVAGSMGPTTKTLSVTGGTTFDILTDSYEEQALGLLDGGVDLLLVETCQDMLNVKAAFSGIKAAFAKTGKDVPVIISGTIEPMGTTLAGQSIEAFYLSVEHMKPVAVGLNCATGPEFMIDHIRTLADISNSAISCYPNAGLPDEEGHYHESPTSLAEKMKQFAEKGWINIIGGCCGTTPEHIKELSRVLEGMKPRPITEAAHGHAVSGIEPLIYDDSMRPLFVGERTNVIGSRKFKELIRGKHYEPAAEIARTQVKKGAHVIDICLADPDGDELGDMKEFVEEVVKKVKVPLVIDTTDEAVLEQALKHSQGKSIINSINLEDGEERFEKIVPFVHQYGAAVVVGTIDETGMAVDAERKLEVATRSVNLLVNKYGLNKSDIIFDPLVFPVGTGDEQYIGSALETVNGIKAIKEKFPECLTILGISNVSFGLPARGREILNAVFLYHCTKAGLDYAIVNTEKLERFALIPEEEVKLAEALLFETSTETLAIFTEFYRGKKAEKKDDGVILPLDERLGNYIIEGTKEGLVDDLNEAIERGDTPLEIINGPLMDGMGEVGRLFNDNQLIVAEVLQSAEAMKAAVSHLEPLMENSEDSAKKGKILLATVKGDVHDIGKNLVDIILSNNGYEVIDLGIKVAPQQIIEEVRKHEPTIIGLSGLLVKSAQQMVLTAQDLRQAGIDTPILVGGAALSRKFTDFKISPEYEGPVLYSKDAMDGLAVTNILHDSDKKVVYLEELVEKRERAKANAAIAATMEKPVRKQSTAAPLSDAPVQKPRDIKRHVLKNYPLDVIQPYINRQMLIGHHLGLKGKVSELLKQGNEKAVQLNDLVDELIQFLKTEPDYGLHAVYQFFPAQSEGDKLLVYNPDNHNEVLETFDFPRQDTSPHLCLADFAKPISSGQMDYVGFFLVTAGKGIRKWAEKLKLEGDFLKNHALQSLALETAEGFAERIHQLMRDDLGISDPIEMSMKERFAAKYTGQRFSFGYPACPNLEDQEKLFRLLQPQDIGVELTEGFMMEPEASVSAIVFAHPEARYFNVDR